From a single Strix uralensis isolate ZFMK-TIS-50842 chromosome 27, bStrUra1, whole genome shotgun sequence genomic region:
- the PLEKHJ1 gene encoding pleckstrin homology domain-containing family J member 1: MRYNERELLSLARQPAEKAAEILMRVPKKGSVLKKRLVKLVVNFLFYFRTDEAEPIGALLLEHCRITKEEENVFSISFIEEPERKYCFECDSEEQCQEWIEALKRASYEFMRRSLIFYRNEIQKMTGKDPLEQYGISEEARFQLGTRKQ; this comes from the exons ATGCGGTACAACGAGCGGGAGCTGCTGTCCCTGGCCCGGCAGCCCGCCGAGAAGGCGGCCGAGATCTTGATGCGGGTGCCCAAGAAGGGGAGCg tgttaAAGAAACGCCTCGTGAAGCTTGTTGTCAACTTTCTCTTCTACTTCCGGACAGACGAAGCGGAG CCCATTGGAGCTCTGCTGCTGGAACACTGCAGGATCACCAAAGAGGAGGAGAATGTCTTCTCGATCA GTTTCATTGAGGAGCCAGAGAGGAAATACTGCTTCGAATGCGACAGTGAGGAGCAGTGTCAGGAGTGGATTGAGGCACTCAAGCGAGCCAG CTATGAGTTCATGAGGAGGAGTTTGATTTTCTACCGGAATGAGATCCAGAAAATGACAGGGAAG GACCCCCTGGAGCAGTATGGGATCTCCGAGGAAGCCCGCTTCCAGCTGGGAACACGCAAGCAATAA
- the SF3A2 gene encoding splicing factor 3A subunit 2, whose translation MDFQHRPGGKTGSGGVASASESNRDRRERLRQLALETIDINKDPYFMKNHLGSYECKLCLTLHNNEGSYLAHTQGKKHQTNLARRAAKEAKEAPAQPAPEKVKVEVKKFVKIGRPGYKVTKQRDPETGQQSLLFQIDYPEIAESIMPRHRFMSAYEQRIEPPDRRWQYLLMAAEPYETIAFKVPSREIDKAEGKFWTHWNRETKQFFLQFHFKMEKPPAPPNLPPGPPTVKRPPPPPLMNGLPPRPPLPDSMPPPPPGGMTLPPMPPSGPVPPPPVPPQLPPAPGVPPPAPLPPMMRPPLPTEGPGTIPPPPPSN comes from the exons ATGGATTTTCAGCACCGTCCTGGAGGTAAAACTGGAAGCGGAGGCGTAGCCTCTGCCTCAGAAAGTAACCGTGACCGCAGGGAGAGGCTCCGGCAGCTGGCTTTGGAAACCATCGACATCAACAAG GACccttattttatgaaaaatcacTTGGGCTCTTATGAATGCAAGCTTTGCCTAACGCTGCACAACAATGAG ggAAGTTACTTAGCACATACCCAGGGGAAGAAGCATCAGACCAATTT GGCCCGTCGTGCTGCCAAGGAAGCGAAGGAAGCCCCTGCCCAGCCTGCACCAGAAAAAGTCAAAGTGGAAGTGAAGAAATTTGTGAAAATTGGACGGCCGGGTTATAAAG tgaCCAAACAGAGAGATCCAGAAACAGGCcagcagagccttctcttccag ATTGATTATCCGGAGATTGCAGAAAGCATCATGCCTCGTCATCGGTTCATGTCGGCCTATGAGCAAAGGATTGAGCCCCCTGATAGACGCTGGCAATACCTTCTGATGGCAGCGGAGCCCTACGAAACCATAGCTTTCAAG gtgcCAAGCAGAGAAATCgacaaagcagaaggaaagttTTGGACCCACTGGAACAGGGAAACCAAGCAG tTCTTCCTTCAATTCCACTTCAAGATGGAgaagcccccagctcccccaaaCCTCCCTCCAGGGCCCCCAACTGTGAAGCGGCCTCCTCCGCCTCCCCTGATGAACGGCTTGCCCCCCAGGCCCCCGCTGCCAGACTCcatgccgccgccgcctccgggAGGCATGACTCTGCCTCCCATGCCTCCCTCCGGGCCGGTGCCACCCCCTCCCGTGCCACCTCAGCTGCCACCAGCACCCGGCGTGCCCCCCCCTGCTCCTCTGCCGCCCATGATGAGGCCACCCCTCCCCACAGAGGGGCCAGGCACTATCCCCCCTCCGCCTCCCTCCAACTGA